In a single window of the Megalobrama amblycephala isolate DHTTF-2021 linkage group LG3, ASM1881202v1, whole genome shotgun sequence genome:
- the LOC125265300 gene encoding uncharacterized protein LOC125265300, with protein sequence MEADIDAQRQQLKKLENRRDIEVMEARLRVYTEEELRVKSQQCGSACSDMSIPRPFVSNTSCLNQQVTKSEVSVVQAIQESMALSRLPTPEPFVFSGDPLKFLEWSTTFKALIEGCCSNPADRLFYLQKYIDGEARSVLEGSFYRKDEQAYQQAWEKLNARYGHSFVVQRAFREKLNWWPKIGASEYVKLREFTDFLQSCSDAMPHIKGLQVLNDREENRRILTKLPNWVTSRWNRYVTEQLDQDKDYPSFSEFASFVSKEARIACNPVSSLHALKMFEEKPPKEIKHSKANTLATTAEALDAACATAQSSNIIESKITLGSTNSVKCMYCDESHFIHKCQKLMERTAEEKRKFVLENKLCFACLRKGHGSKDCRNRAVCAVCKKRHPTLLHEDRQPEDQSPIQRALQAEENTSISCCVNGGEGGITSMIVPVWVSSSNSETEFCVYALLDTQSSHTFVNQEVCESLQASMEPVKLKLSTMMGKDSIVESQRVSGLRVRGFSSDSPICLPPVYTRDFIPFERTHIPTCETAMKWKHLQVIVDEMPARMDCGVGLLIGYDCSRALAPRQVITGRDEEPYAIKTDLGWSIIGGIPPSVSFKDVTGLCHRISVKELAAVLKALELDFVDTQLGEKSISQDDVQFLQVVKEGVHQNDCGHLEMPLPFKTRPHFPNNKKLALGRLKYLKRKMDKDPQFKQDYMKFMEGVFKDGDAEMAEERPDVGNVWYIPHQGVYHPRKPDKIRVVFDCSAKYEGTALNDHLLTGPDLTNGLTGVLFRFRKHLITVMCDIEKMFHRFHVIREDRDYLRFLWWANGDTDIEPREYRMKVHLFGASSSPGCANYGLKYLASMNESEYPLTASFIRNHFYVDDGLISLESVEVAIKLVKAQALCAKGKLHLHKFISNNREVLESISVCDRAAEVKNVDFHHDFLPVQNVLGVRWDVESDTFTFNVTLDEKPATRRGILSIVASVYDPLGFLAPFVVSGKKVLQEMCHKGIGWDEPLPSELRPRWENWLNDLPNLGKIQIPRCFTPPNFGKILRTELHHFSDASSQGYGQCSYIRLVSESKVHCALVMGKARVAPVKVVTIPRLELTAAVISAAVSIMLKEELALGVDRIFLDRFTSSPWLYQQ encoded by the coding sequence ATGGAGGCTGACATTGATGCACAAAGACAGCAACTGAAGAAGCTTGAAAATCGCAGAGATATTGAAGTTATGGAAGCGAGGCTTCGAGTGTATACTGAGGAGGAATTAAGAGTGAAAAGTCAGCAGTGTGGATCAGCATGTAGTGATATGAGCATCCCTAGACCATTTGTTTCTAACACATCATGTTTGAACCAGCAAGTTACAAAAAGTGAAGTATCCGTAGTACAAGCGATACAAGAGTCGATGGCCCTATCTCGACTTCCAACTCCAGAACCCTTTGTATTCTCTGGTGATCCATTGAAGTTTTTAGAGTGGAGCACGACCTTTAAGGCTCTTATAGAAGGATGCTGCTCAAATCCAGCAGATAGGCTGTTCTATTTACAGAAGTATATTGATGGTGAAGCAAGATCAGTTCTGGAAGGTAGCTTCTATAGGAAAGATGAACAGGCCTATCAGCAAGCATGGGAGAAGTTGAATGCCAGATATGGTCACTCCTTTGTAGTGCAACGTGCCTTCAGAGAGAAACTTAATTGGTGGCCCAAGATTGGGGCATCAGAGTATGTTAAGCTAAGAGAGTTTACTGACTTTCTGCAATCATGTAGTGATGCTATGCCGCACATTAAAGGTCTTCAGGTGCTGAATGATCGCGAGGAGAATCGGAGGATACTAACCAAGCTTCCAAACTGGGTGACGAGCAGGTGGAACCGTTATGTCACAGAACAGCTAGACCAAGATAAGGATTATCCAAGCTTTAGTGAGTTTGCTTCATTTGTCTCAAAGGAAGCACGCATAGCGTGCAATCCTGTGTCATCATTGCATGCATTAAAGATGTTTGAAGAGAAGCCACCTAAGGAGATAAAGCATTCAAAAGCAAACACATTGGCAACTACTGCAGAGGCTTTAGATGCAGCATGTGCTACGGCCCAATCCAGTAATATTATTGAATCGAAGATTACATTGGGTAGCACGAATTCAGTTAAATGTATGTACTGTGATGAAAGTCATTTTATCCATAAATGTCAAAAACTGATGGAGAGAACTGCGGAGGAAAAGAGAAAGTTTGTTCTGGAGAATAAGTTGTGCTTTGCATGCTTGAGAAAGGGACATGGCTCTAAAGACTGCAGAAATAGGGCTGTGTGTGCTGTATGCAAGAAGCGCCATCCAACCCTATTGCATGAAGACCGTCAACCAGAAGACCAGTCACCTATACAGAGAGCCTTGCAGGCTGAAGAGAATACATCTATATCATGCTGTGTGAATGGGGGAGAAGGCGGTATAACGTCTATGATTGTTCCAGTATGGGTGTCTTCATCTAACTCAGAGACTGAATTCTGTGTATATGCCTTATTAGACACTCAAAGTAGTCACACATTCGTCAATCAGGAAGTGTGTGAAAGCTTGCAGGCATCAATGGAACCAGTGAAATTAAAACTTTCCACTATGATGGGAAAAGACTCCATTGTGGAGAGTCAGAGAGTAAGTGGACTTAGAGTTAGAGGATTTTCTTCAGACAGTCCTATCTGCCTGCCTCCTGTTTATACAAGGGACTTCATTCCCTTTGAACGCACACATATTCCCACCTGTGAAACTGCTATGAAGTGGAAACATCTACAAGTGATTGTTGATGAGATGCCTGCACGGATGGATTGTGGAGTTGGTCTtttgattggatatgattgctCTAGAGCACTGGCACCTCGACAGGTAATCACTGGCAGGGATGAAGAGCCTTATGCCATTAAGACTGACCTGGGCTGGAGCATCATAGGAGGAATACCACCGAGTGTGAGTTTCAAGGATGTTACTGGTTTATGCCATCGTATATCAGTCAAGGAGCTTGCTGCTGTTCTTAAAGCACTTGAGTTGGATTTTGTGGATACTCAGTTAGGAGAAAAGAGCATATCACAGGACGATGTTCAGTTTCTGCAGGTCGTAAAGGAAGGTGTCCATCAGAATGACTGTGGGCATCTTGAGATGCCCCTTCCTTTTAAAACACGTCCCCATTTTCCAAATAATAAGAAACTTGCATTAGGACGGCTGAAGTACCTTAAGAGAAAAATGGATAAGGATCCGCAATTTAAACAAGATTATATGAAATTCATGGAAGGTGTCTTCAAGGATGGTGATGCAGAAATGGCAGAGGAACGACCAGATGTGGGAAATGTGTGGTATATTCCACACCAAGGTGTTTATCACCCTAGGAAACCAGATAAGATCAGGGTAGTCTTTGACTGTTCAGCCAAGTATGAAGGTACTGCCTTGAATGACCATCTATTAACTGGACCTGATCTTACTAATGGATTGACTGGAGTGCTTTTTCGTTTCCGTAAACACCTGATCACTGTCATGTGTGACATTGAGAAAATGTTTCATAGATTTCATGTTATTAGAGAAGACCGGGATTATCTGCGGTTCCTGTGGTGGGCAAATGGAGACACGGACATAGAGCCCAGAGAATATCGTATGAAAGTACACCTCTTTGGAGCATCATCCTCTCCAGGCTGTGCCAATTATGGCTTAAAGTATCTCGCCAGTATGAATGAAAGTGAGTATCCTTTGACTGCCAGTTTCATCAGAAATCATTTCTATGTAGATGATGGTCTCATAAGCTTGGAGTCTGTTGAGGTGGCAATCAAGCTGGTGAAAGCTCAAGCCTTGTGTGCTAAAGGAAAGCTGCATCTTCATAAATTTATTTCTAACAACAGAGAAGTGCTGGAGTCCATTAGTGTGTGTGATCGTGCTGCTGAGGTGAAGAATGTTGACTTCCATCATGACTTTCTTCCAGTACAAAATGTCTTGGGAGTAAGATGGGATGTAGAGAGTGACACTTTCACCTTTAATGTTACTCTTGATGAGAAACCTGCCACACGACGTGGAATTCTCTCCATTGTGGCTTCTGTTTATGATCCATTGGGGTTCTTGGCTCCATTTGTTGTATCTGGTAAGAAGGTGCTGCAAGAAATGTGTCATAAGGGCATCGGTTGGGATGAACCATTACCCTCGGAGTTGAGGCCAAGGTGGGAGAATTGGTTGAATGATTTGCCCAACCTTGGAAAAATACAAATCCCAAGATGCTTTACACCTCCAAACTTTGGAAAGATCTTGAGAACTGAACTGCACCACTTTTCGGATGCTAGCAGTCAAGGTTATGGTCAGTGCTCCTACATCAGATTGGTGAGTGAAAGCAAAGTACACTGTGCCTTGGTGATGGGAAAGGCGAGAGTTGCTCCCGTAAAGGTTGTCACTATTCCAAGATTAGAGTTAACTGCAGCGGTGATTTCTGCAGCTGTGAGTATTATGCTGAAGGAGGAGCTGGCTCTTGGAGTCGACAGAATATTTTTGGACCGATTCACAAGTAGTCCTTGGTTATATCAACAATGA